From Pyrenophora tritici-repentis strain M4 chromosome 1, whole genome shotgun sequence, the proteins below share one genomic window:
- a CDS encoding DDE-3 multi-domain protein, translating to MPGTGHRLQPAVLQAILDRIAACESDRAISRATGASRNTVAKLRLSLEFWGVPYPPRCVRLGRPSILRQAQREGLQAYLNGSPGAYMDEMRDFLYDEYDVRISLASVYRELEKMRWSRKLATKRAKEQSEPLRRLYLARMAQHYKAEQIVALDESACNERTGDRKYGWSPIGEPVELSHSFRRSERWSLLPAMTIDGYISYKIFQGAITSEILEDFLEFQVLPFCNPHPGPASVIVLDNASIHRSERVRVLCQSAGVLLEYLPPYSPDFNPIEKSFKQLKGWMKRNSAQAENFIDFGVFLEYAAQLVCCNINCRSWFHRCGYPY from the coding sequence atgccaggcaccggccaccgcttgcagcccgctgttctccaggctatcctcgaccgaattgctgcctgcgaaagtgatcgagccatctctagagctacaggtgcgagccgtaacacagtagcaaagctgaggttgagcttagagttttggggcgtgccttatccgccgcgctgcgttcgacttgggcggccatctatactccggcaagctcagcgcgaaggccttcaggcatacctcaatggctcaccgggcgcatacatggatgagatgagggacttcttgtacgacgagtacgacgttaggataagccttgcgagcgtttaccgagagctagagaagatgagatggtctcgcaagcttgcaacaaagcgggcaaaggagcagagtgagccactccgccgcctctatcttgccaggatggcgcaacactataaggcggagcagatcgttgcgttggacgagagcgcctgcaatgagcgtacgggcgaccgcaagtatggctggtctccaatcggggagccggtggagctatcacacagcttcaggcgatcagaacggtggtcgctgctgccagccatgacgatagatggctacataagctataagatctttcaaggcgcgattacatctgagatcctagaagacttcttagagtttcaagtgctgccgttctgcaatcctcacccagggccagcctcagtaatcgtgcttgataacgcctccatccatcgatcagagcgtgtacgggtgctttgccaaagtgctggagtactccttgagtatctgccgccatactcaccagatttcaaccccatcgagaagagctttaagcagctcaaggggtggatgaaaaggaattcagcgcaagcggagaacttcattgactttggggtctttcttgagtatgcagcgcagctggtgtgctgtaatattaactgcagaagctggttccataggtgtggctatccctattaa
- a CDS encoding Kin17-mid multi-domain protein — protein sequence MGKAEAGSTKWVANKMKSKGLQRLRWWCEPCQKQCRDANGFKCHVTSESHVRNLQVVGEDPKKYINGFSNDFQRDFVNLLRTAHNEKWISVNRFYNEYIRDKEHVHMNATKWSSLTEFTKHLGREGIVNVKEDEKDGLMIAWRDTSAAAVTRRNEIAELEAAEARSGAGEDKMLKKMAKRAQEEADAKKAIEAKRAAAQASMQPATQQVTPPAEESSPTDKTSADDKQTESPIDGQKQDEEKKDGEEPKAPAKLSFGLKTKAAPTGKPGLGQMKSQSIFKRKKDDSEQKPVKKIKL from the exons ATGGGCAAAGCGGAAGCCGGAAGCACGAAATGGGTCGCCAACAAGATGAAGTCAAAGGGTCTGCAGCGGCTGCGCTGGTGGTGCGAGCCGTGTCAAAAGCAGTGTCGCGATGCCAACGG ATTCAAATGCCATGTTACTTCAGAATCGCATGTGCGCAACCTTCAGGTCGTAGGCGAGGATCCCAAAAAGTACATCAACGGCTTCAGCAATGATTTCCAAAGAGACTTTGTCAACTTGCTTCGCACGGCGCATAATGAGAAGTGGATCTCCGTTAACCGGTTCTACAACGAATACATTCGGGATAAGGAGCACGTCCACATGAATGCGACAAAATGGAGCTCCCTCACAGAATTCACCAAACATCTCGGGCGAGAGGGCATAGTTAACGTCAAGGAAGACGAAAAAGACGGGCTGATGATCGCTTGGAGAGACACATCCGCTGCTGCCGTAACACGGCGCAACGAAATCGCTGAGCTCGAAGCCGCCGAGGCTCGCAGCGGTGCAGGTGAAGACAAAATGCTGAAGAAAATGGCGAAGCGTGcacaagaagaagcagatGCCAAGAAGGCTATCGAAGCAAAGCGAGCAGCTGCCCAGGCGTCGATGCAACCAGCAACACAACAAGTCACACCACCCGCCGAAGAATCTTCGCCAACAGACAAAACATCAGCGGACGACAAACAGACAGAATCACCTATTGATGGCCAGAAACAAGAcgaagaaaagaaagatgGCGAGGAACCAAAGGCACCCGCCAAGTTGAGCTTTGGACTCAAAACAAAGGCTGCGCCGACGGGTAAGCCTGGCTTGGGACAAATGAAGAGTCAGAGCATTTTCAAGCGGAAGAAGGATGATTCTGAGCAAAAGCCCGTCAAGAAGATTAAGCTTTGA
- a CDS encoding CypX, Cytochrome P450: MESVPIAVFVFAPLSAVVLHELILRRVEVDHLTLSILGLASIVFWVLAYYTGFIAATLVTSAFWVPLWLYIGVYRAFFHPLRHFPGPRAAKLSRWWTIKQTWDSNLHYHRVLQSLQYSYGDYVRTGPRELTVFDAAAIQPILGVHSKTTKGPFFDVMERSLHLNRDKTFHRQRRRVWDNAFKASLSDYAPQIEHFTDQLLIRLRNEEGQPIPLLEYTTYYSYDVMAALAFGKPMGFIKGEQSDVAASILATFTNSVQALGYMYHMPWLMNAIGVLTSIAGPMKEWRDWSVSQMRIRMKVRDAKPDLISHLITSTPKTHEGRELLFGESRLIISAGSETTSTALTFIFMQLATHPHYMTAVRNEFLAKHPSHTCQNALPFLEAVIQESMRMWPSVFFGSQRVTPPQGVEISGHLIPGNIIVHIPLFPLFRDPRNFVCPDEFIPERWTTRPELVRNRAAYIPFSTGAHSCAGKKLSLMELRSVVGRVISEFDVVLEEGTDVGAFWEGVKDHFTAGPPRMMVRFVKGG; the protein is encoded by the exons ATGGAATCTGTACCCATCGCCGTCTTTGTGTTTGCACCATTATCGGCAGTCGTACTGCACGAATTGATTCTGCGTCGAGTGGAAGTCGACCATCTAACCCTATCGATACTTGGGCTTGCGTCTATTGTGTTCTGGGTCCTCGCATATTACACTGGTTTCATTGCTGCAACACTGGTAACCAGCGCCTTCTGGGTGCCGCTGTGGCTTTACATCGGAGTCTACCGCGCCTTCTTTCATCCACTCAGGCACTTCCCAGGTCCCCGGGCAGCGAAGTTATCACGATGGTGGACAATCAAACAGACGTGGGACAGTAATCTACACTATCATCGAGTACTCCAGAGCTTACAATACAGCTACGGTGATTACGTAAGGACAG GACCACGTGAGCTCACCGTGTTCGATGCAGCTGCGATCCAGCCAATCCTGGGAGTTCATTCCAAGACTACCAAGGGCCCATTCTTCGATGTCATGGAAAGATCCCTGCATCTCAATCGCGACAAGACTTTTCATCGACAGCGACGCCGGGTTTGGGATAATGCATTCAAAGCATCACTCTCTGACTACGCTCCTCAAATCGAGCATTTCACGGATCAGTTACTCATAAGACTCCGCAATGAAGAAGGACAGCCCATTCCTCTCCTTGAATATACCACCTACTACAGCTACGATGTCATGGCAGCTCTGGCTTTTGGAAAGCCTATGGGCTTCATCAAGGGTGAACAAAGCGATGTCGCAGCAAGCATCCTCGCCACTTTCACCAACAGTGTCCAAGCCTTGGGCTACATGTACCACATGCCATGGCTGATGAACGCAATCGGAGTCCTCACATCAATCGCCGGCCCCATGAAAGAATGGCGAGACTGGAGTGTCAGTCAAATGCGAATCCGAATGAAG GTCCGAGACGCGAAACCAGACCTCATCTCCCACCTGATTACCTCGACGCCCAAAACCCACGAAGGCCGCGAACTCCTCTTCGGCGAGTCCCGCCTCATCATCTCCGCTGGTAGTGAAACTACTTCCACAGCCCTAACCTTCATCTTCATGCAACTCGCCACACACCCTCACTATATGACCGCCGTACGCAACGAGTTCCTAGCCAAACACCCCTCACACACATGCCAAAACGCCCTCCCCTTTCTCGAAGCAGTCATCCAAGAGTCCATGCGCATGTGGCCCTCCGTCTTCTTCGGCTCCCAACGCGTAACCCCACCCCAAGGTGTCGAGATCTCGGGCCACTTGATCCCCGGAAACATTATCGTACACATCCCTCTTTTCCCGCTGTTCCGCGACCCCAGGAATTTCGTCTGTCCCGATGAGTTTATACCTGAGCGGTGGACGACTAGACCAGAGTTGGTGCGGAATAGAGCGGCGTATATACCGTTTTCTACGGGTGCGCATAGTTGTGCGGGGAAGAAATTGAGTCTCATGGAGTTGAGGAGTGTGGTGGGCAGGGTGATCAGTGAGTTTGATGTCGTGCTTGAAGAGGGCACGGATGTGGGGGCGTTTTGGGAGGGGGTTAAGGATCATTTTACCGCGGGCCCGCCGAGGATGATGGTGAGGTTTGTTAAAGGCGGCTGA
- a CDS encoding CaiC, Acyl-CoA synthetase (AMP-forming)-AMP-acid ligase II produces the protein MESLRSLIFTSGTTGLPKCVVVSTGRELGTANSIKRYLKLKQGDRMYTCMPLYHTSAHGLCTTPTIHAGSTIVLGRKFSHKTFWPEVATSEANIIQYVGEMCRYLVNSPPNPYERQHKVQKAWGNGMRPDVWERFRERFDIPIIHEVYGSTDGLGAMLNPNAGPFTANCIGLRGLLVNHIYSKFEARVKMDVDTEEILRDQRGFAIRSGINEPGQVLHKVTPMIAAIAPQYYRNDDATQSRRIHDVFEKGDTWIQSGDLFRQDADGRIYFVDRLGDTFRWKSENVSTAEVSDLFGKFTHIAATNVYGVRIPGYEGRAGAASIVMADGVTEATFDFEGLARHARKVLPGW, from the exons TCAGCACCGGACGCGAACTTGGAACCGCAAACTCGATCAAAAGGTATCTCAAACTCAAGCAAGGGGACAGGATGTATACATGTATGCCTCTCTACCACACTTCTGCACATGGACTATGCACAACGCCCACAATCCACGCTGGCAGTACCATTGTGCTCGGCAGGAAATTCTCACACAAGACCTTCTGGCCTGAGGTTGCGACTTCTGAAGCCAACATCATCCAATATGTTGGCGAAATGTGCCGCTACCTAGTAAACAGTCCGCCAAACCCGTACGAAAGACAACACAAGGTCCAGAAAGCATGGGGCAACGGCATGCGTCCCGATGTCTGGGAACGATTCCGTGAGCGATTCGACATCCCAATCATCCACGAGGTCTACGGTTCTACCGATGGACTAGGGGCTATGCTAAATCCCAACGCCGGTCCTTTCACCGCTAACTGTATCGGTCTACGCGGTCTACTTGTGAACCACATATATAGCAAATTCGAAGCAAGAGTCAAAATGGATGTAGACACTGAGGAAATCCTGCGAGATCAAAGAGGGTTTGCAATACGCAGTGGCATCAATGAGCCAGGCCAAGTCTTACATAAAGTGACACCCATGATAGCAGCCATAGCACCGCAATACTACAGAAACGACGATGCTACACAAAGCAGGAGAATCCACGACGTATTCGAGAAAGGTGACAC ATGGATTCAGTCTGGCGATCTCTTCCGCCAAGACGCTGACGGCCGTATCTACTTCGTCGACCGCCTGGGCGACACATTCCGCTGGAAATCCGAAAACGTCTCCACAGCCGAAGTATCCGACCTTTTCGGGAAATTCACCCACATCGCCGCCACAAACGTATACGGCGTGCGCATACCAGGCTACGAAGGTCGCGCGGGCGCCGCATCAATCGTCATGGCTGATGGCGTTACGGAGGCGACGTTTGACTTTGAGGGTCTGGCGAGGCATGCGAGAAAGGTGTTGCCGGG ATGGTGA